The following are encoded in a window of Pecten maximus chromosome 17, xPecMax1.1, whole genome shotgun sequence genomic DNA:
- the LOC117315705 gene encoding uncharacterized protein LOC117315705 isoform X1 → MATATSLFRCRKCGECVFDSSCVVTVHGQQHPVSDGSTMLPMNSSCRDVTMATVWYITDESAPAWILKTVESAFWSKGKLLCPKCGGRLGSFDFTKTMKCACGESTAPPIHISQCRVDLRTSPAAIQTLSGKRGDNIAADPSKYSEKNKQISSNAEEGFNLDISTSLGHEKTENIDRSYDLIFDPDLASTVDLRSCCSEKTSAVSFGKANPDTFPHGADRSFRESDLKGENGRSVLDANYNSKLTSERTGSFERGRTDIDISLPESDVHLNFVPNKSKADRKSEMMKVMENFFKGDNQQMTGNQQESLGQGHDTIPEGQKYRDFTEDGFMTEQLESPHFSERPQFKRPSRTEQPEHPCPSTTKQLDRPCPRRTEQPEQPFPITMKQSEHPRPSTMEQIDGRCPSTMGQIDGSSPSTTGQSQQHSCDSRTEQSEPSIGDESDYLHSDNVGGGNGRNSGSPENSKQRRRCRRGKCNNVALSTDTDQENEVVDPVYPEEHLCPLCLDLYCHPMRTSPCNHVFCDTCLRRLAQNKPVNTPCPLCRQVITKCHGDDGFAKELKTLYSSLYKKRQATEHRFRNNSYHKLPEVNSSTLRLHYTGQNPRQPARARNNNWMGIMMMELAVRYVLICFLVLAYVIRRACRHYSKITIVMGLILLAFLTLLTLYVTVYTVKLIGSVSQPICQAIVEFLGGLVLSPQVEFFQSESTKSLLPTSVRIRALTANFFLIVIVVLICRYVFFRRVMIQLRRNV, encoded by the exons ATGGCCACTGCTACAAGTTTGTTTCGATGTCGGAAGTGCGGGGAGTGTGTGTTTGATTCCAgttgtgtggtgactgtacacgGACAGCAACACCCTGTGTCTG ATGGATCCACCATGCTTCCAATGAATTCTTCCTGTAGAGATGTTACCATGGCAACTGTGTGGTACATCACCGACGAATCTGCTCCCGCTTGGATACTGAAGACTGTTGAATCA GCCTTTTGGTCCAAAGGGAAGCTACTCTGTCCAAAATGTGGAGGTCGTCTCGGATCATTTGATTTTACAAAAACGATGAAATGTGCCTGTGGTGAGTCTACAGCGCCACCTATCCACATATCGCAGTGCCGTGTTGACCTCAGAACATCTCCTGCTGCCATACAGACCCTCAGTGGAAAACGTGGAGATAATATTGCTGCTGATCCAAGTAAATATTCtgagaaaaataaacaaatttccAGCAACGCTGAGGAGGGCTTCAATCTAGATATATCTACATCTTTAGGCCATGAAAAGACGGAAAATATTGACCGCAGTTATGATTTGATCTTTGACCCTGACCTTGCCAGTACAGTTGACTTACGTAGCTGTTGTTCCGAAAAGACAAGTGCAGTGTCATTTGGCAAAGCCAACCCGGACACTTTCCCTCATGGTGCTGACAGGTCATTCAGAGAATCTGACCTCAAGGGTGAAAATGGACGGTCAGTGCTTGATGCTAATTATAACTCAAAACTTACTTCAGAGAGAACAGGATCATTTGAGAGAGGAAGAACAGACATTGATATTAGTCTTCCAGAGTCAGATGTTCATCTGAACTTTGTACCGAATAAATCTAAAGCTGATAGAAAGAGTGAGATGATGAAAGTAATGGAGAACtttttcaagggagataaccagcAGATGACAGGAAATCAACAAGAATCACTTG gtcaaggtcacgacACAATACCTGAAGGTCAAAAATACAGGGATTTTACTGAAGATGGGTTTATGACCGAGCAGTTGGAAAGTCCACATTTCAGTGAAAGACCGCAATTCAAGCGTCCCAGTAGGACGGAACAGCCAGAGCACCCATGTCCAAGTACAACAAAACAGTTGGATCGTCCCTGTCCCCGTAGGACAGAACAGCCCGAGCAACCGTTTCCGATTACAATGAAACAGTCAGAGCACCCACGTCCCAGTACAATGGAACAAATAGATGGCCGATGTCCCAGTACAATGGGACAAATAGATGGCTCAAGTCCCAGCACAACAGGACAGTCACAGCAACACTCGTGTGATAGTAGGACAGAGCAGTCTGAGCCCAGTATAGGTGACGAGTCTGATTATTTACACTCTGATAATGTAGGTGGAGGTAACGGGAGAAACTCTGGTTCTCCGGAAAATTCAAAACAAAGACGTAGATGTAGACGAGGAAAGTGTAACAATGTTGCATTGTCTACTGATACTGATCAG GAGAATGAAGTTGTTGACCCAGTATATCCCGAGGAACACCTCTGCCCACTTTGTCTTGACCTCTACTGTCATCCAATGAGAACCAGCCCCTGTAATCATGTTTTCTGTGACACCTGTCTGCGGCGCTTGGCTCAAAACAAACCAGTCAACACACCCTGTCCTCTGTGTAGGCAGGTCATCACAAAGTGTCATGGTGATGATG GTTTTGCGAAAGAACTGAAGACCCTGTATTCATCTCTCTACAAAAAACGACAAGCCACAGAACACAGGTTCCGAAACAACTCCTACCATAAACTCCCTGAGGTAAACTCGTCTACATTACGGCTCCATTACACAGGCCAGAATCCACGGCAACCAGCTCGGGCGAGAAACAACAACTGGATGGGCATTATGATGATGGAACTAGCTGTACGATACgtgttaatttgttttttagTTCTAGCGTATGTCATACGTCGCGCATGTCGTCATTATAGTAAGATCACTATAGTGATGGGTTTGATCCTCCTAGCATTTCTAACCTTGTTAACTCTCTATGTGACTGTCTACACAGTCAAACTTATTGGCTCTGTGTCACAGCCCATCTGCCAGGCCATCGTAGAGTTCCTTGGCGGTTTGGTACTGTCGCCCCAGGTGGAATTCTTCCAGTCCGAGTCAACAAAAAGCTTGCTACCTACCAGTGTCCGAATCAGAGCCCTGACAGCAAACTTTTTTCTGATAGTGATTGTTGTACTGATTTGTCGATATGTCTTCTTCAGACGTGTTATGATCCAACTCCGTCGAAACGTATAG
- the LOC117315705 gene encoding uncharacterized protein LOC117315705 isoform X2 has translation MATATSLFRCRKCGECVFDSSCVVTVHGQQHPVSDGSTMLPMNSSCRDVTMATVWYITDESAPAWILKTVESAFWSKGKLLCPKCGGRLGSFDFTKTMKCACGESTAPPIHISQCRVDLRTSPAAIQTLSGKHGDNIAADPSKYSEKNKQISSNAEEGFSLDISTSFGHEKTENIDRSYDLTFDPDLASTVDLRSCCSEKTSAVSFGKANPDTFPHGADRSFRESDLKGENGRSVLDANYNSKLTSEKTGSFERGRTDIDISLPESDVHLNFVPNQSKADRKSEMMKVMENFFKGDNQQMTGNQQESLGQGHDTIPEGQKYRDFAEDGFMTEQLESPHFSERPQFKRPSRTEQPEHPCPSTIKQLDRPCPRRTEQPEQPFPITMKQSEHPRPSTMEQIDGRCPSTMEHIDGSSPSSTGQSQQHSCDSRTEQYDPSIGDESDYLHSDNVGGGNGRNSGSPENSKQRRRRRRGKCNNVALSTDTDQENEVVDPVYPEEHLCPLCLDLYCHPMRTSPCNHVFCDTCLRRLAQNKPVNTPCPLCRQVITKCHGDDGFAKELKTLYSSLYKKRQATEHRFRNNSYHKLPEVNSSTLRLHYTGQNPRQPARARNNNWMGIMMMELAVRYVLICFLVLAYVIRRACRHYSKITIVMGLILLAFLTLLTLYVTVYTVKLIGSVSQPICQAIVEFLGGLVLSPQVEFFQSESTKSLLPTSVRIRALTANFFLIVIVVLICRYVFFRRVMIQLRRNV, from the exons ATGGCCACTGCTACAAGTTTGTTTCGATGTCGGAAGTGCGGGGAGTGTGTGTTTGATTCCAgttgtgtggtgactgtacacgGACAGCAACACCCTGTGTCTG ATGGATCCACCATGCTTCCAATGAATTCTTCCTGTAGAGATGTTACCATGGCAACTGTGTGGTACATCACCGACGAATCTGCTCCCGCTTGGATACTGAAGACTGTTGAATCA GCCTTTTGGTCCAAAGGGAAGCTACTCTGTCCAAAATGTGGAGGTCGTCTCGGATCATTTGATTTTACAAAAACGATGAAATGTGCCTGTGGTGAGTCTACAGCGCCACCTATCCACATATCGCAGTGCCGTGTTGACCTCAGAACATCTCCTGCTGCCATACAGACCCTCAGTGGAAAACATGGAGATAATATTGCTGCTGATCCAAGTAAATATTCtgagaaaaataaacaaatttccAGCAACGCTGAGGAGGGCTTCAGTCTAGATATATCTACATCTTTCGGCCATGAAAAGACGGAAAATATTGACCGCAGTTAtgatttgacctttgaccctgacCTTGCCAGTACAGTTGACTTACGTAGCTGTTGTTCCGAAAAGACAAGTGCAGTGTCATTTGGCAAAGCCAACCCGGACACTTTCCCTCATGGTGCTGACAGGTCATTCAGAGAATCTGACCTCAAGGGTGAAAATGGACGGTCAGTACTTGATGCTAATTATAACTCAAAACTTACTTCAGAGAAAACAGGATCATTTGAGAGAGGAAGAACAGACATTGATATTAGTCTTCCAGAGTCAGATGTTCATCTGAACTTTGTACCGAATCAATCTAAAGCTGATAGAAAGAGTGAGATGATGAAAGTAATGGAGAACtttttcaagggagataaccagcAGATGACAGGAAATCAACAAGAATCACTTG gtcaaggtcacgacACAATACCTGAAGGTCAAAAATACAGGGATTTTGCTGAAGATGGGTTTATGACCGAGCAGTTGGAAAGTCCACATTTCAGTGAAAGACCGCAATTCAAGCGTCCCAGTAGGACGGAACAGCCAGAGCACCCATGTCCCAGTACAATAAAACAGTTGGATCGTCCCTGTCCCCGTAGGACAGAACAGCCCGAGCAACCGTTTCCGATTACAATGAAACAGTCAGAGCACCCACGTCCCAGTACAATGGAACAAATAGATGGCCGATGCCCCAGTACAATGGAACATATAGATGGCTCAAGTCCCAGTTCAACAGGACAGTCACAGCAACACTCGTGTGATAGTAGGACAGAGCAGTATGATCCCAGTATAGGTGACGAGTCTGATTATTTACACTCTGATAATGTAGGTGGAGGTAACGGGAGAAACTCTGGTTCTCCGGAAAATTCAAAACAAAGACGTAGACGTAGACGAGGAAAGTGTAACAATGTTGCATTGTCTACTGATACTGATCAG GAGAATGAAGTTGTTGACCCAGTATATCCCGAGGAACACCTCTGCCCACTTTGTCTTGACCTCTACTGTCATCCAATGAGAACCAGCCCCTGTAATCATGTTTTCTGTGACACCTGTCTGCGGCGCTTGGCTCAAAACAAACCAGTCAACACACCCTGTCCTCTGTGTAGGCAGGTCATCACAAAGTGTCATGGTGATGATG GTTTTGCGAAAGAACTGAAGACCCTGTATTCATCTCTCTACAAAAAACGACAAGCCACAGAACACAGGTTCCGAAACAACTCCTACCATAAACTCCCTGAGGTAAACTCGTCTACATTACGGCTCCATTACACAGGCCAGAATCCACGGCAACCAGCTCGGGCGAGAAACAACAACTGGATGGGCATTATGATGATGGAACTAGCTGTACGATACgtgttaatttgttttttagTTCTAGCGTATGTCATACGTCGCGCATGTCGTCATTATAGTAAGATCACTATAGTGATGGGTTTGATCCTCCTAGCATTTCTAACCTTGTTAACTCTCTATGTGACTGTCTACACAGTCAAACTTATTGGCTCTGTGTCACAGCCCATCTGCCAGGCCATCGTAGAGTTCCTTGGCGGTTTGGTACTGTCGCCCCAGGTGGAATTCTTCCAGTCCGAGTCAACAAAAAGCTTGCTACCTACCAGTGTCCGAATCAGAGCCCTGACAGCAAACTTTTTTCTGATAGTGATTGTTGTACTGATTTGTCGATATGTCTTCTTCAGACGTGTTATGATCCAACTCCGTCGAAACGTATAG